In Sporanaerobacter acetigenes DSM 13106, a single window of DNA contains:
- a CDS encoding sugar-binding transcriptional regulator, which yields MFSLNDLIELEKKIVPEIVDILEKRYDILRSVYLCQPIGRRALATQLNIGERTIRTEVAVLKDQGLLNIESMGMYVTEDGKNVLDDLKDVIHSLKGLSDLEMSLEKVLGVKKVIIVQGNSDEDELVLKDMGRASAKYLRSVISYNSVIGITGGTTMAQVAEEMCQEKKYSDVLVLPARGGLGKNVEIQANSIAAKLAQKLGGNYRLLHVPDNIEEETIAALLKVPEVNEFVNTMKNIDVLVFGMGRADEMAKKRKSSEEKIEKLIEKGAVAEAFGHYFDRNGDTVWESMTVGLSLIDFKKVGNVIGVAGGERKAEAIISICSIREDMILVTDEGAAKKILDIVN from the coding sequence GTGTTTTCATTGAATGATTTGATAGAATTAGAAAAAAAGATAGTTCCTGAAATAGTTGATATTCTTGAAAAAAGATATGATATTTTAAGAAGCGTATATTTATGTCAACCTATTGGGAGAAGGGCATTAGCTACTCAACTAAATATAGGCGAAAGGACAATCAGAACTGAAGTTGCTGTTTTAAAAGACCAAGGACTATTAAATATTGAATCTATGGGTATGTATGTAACAGAAGATGGGAAAAATGTATTAGATGATTTAAAAGATGTTATTCACAGTTTAAAGGGTTTAAGCGATTTGGAGATGTCATTGGAAAAAGTACTAGGAGTTAAAAAAGTAATAATTGTCCAAGGAAATTCAGATGAAGATGAGTTAGTTTTAAAAGATATGGGAAGGGCTTCAGCCAAATATTTAAGAAGTGTTATTTCATATAATTCTGTCATTGGAATTACTGGTGGAACTACTATGGCACAGGTTGCAGAAGAAATGTGTCAAGAAAAGAAATATAGTGATGTACTAGTTCTTCCTGCAAGAGGAGGGCTTGGGAAAAATGTTGAAATTCAGGCTAATAGTATAGCTGCAAAATTAGCTCAAAAATTGGGAGGAAATTATAGACTTCTACATGTACCAGACAATATTGAAGAAGAAACTATAGCAGCCCTTTTAAAGGTGCCAGAAGTAAATGAATTTGTAAATACAATGAAGAATATTGATGTATTGGTATTTGGTATGGGTAGAGCAGATGAGATGGCTAAAAAGAGAAAATCATCAGAAGAAAAAATAGAAAAATTGATAGAAAAAGGAGCAGTAGCAGAAGCTTTTGGACATTATTTTGATAGAAATGGCGATACTGTTTGGGAGTCCATGACTGTGGGACTATCACTTATAGATTTTAAAAAAGTAGGTAATGTAATTGGTGTAGCAGGAGGAGAAAGAAAAGCTGAAGCTATTATTTCAATTTGTTCTATCAGAGAAGATATGATATTAGTAACTGATGAAGGTGCTGCAAAGAAAATATTAGACATTGTTAATTAA
- a CDS encoding PTS lactose/cellobiose transporter subunit IIA codes for MLDEKLERAAFTIISNVGTAKSLTMEALYNAKKGKFNLAEEKLNEAKQYFLEGHKGHAALIQKEGSGEQLDFSIILMHAEDQLATTETTFELVKEMIEMYKKFGIN; via the coding sequence ATGTTAGACGAAAAATTAGAGAGAGCTGCCTTTACTATAATAAGTAATGTAGGTACAGCAAAGAGTTTGACTATGGAAGCATTGTATAATGCAAAAAAAGGGAAATTTAATTTAGCAGAAGAAAAACTAAATGAAGCCAAACAATACTTTTTGGAAGGTCATAAGGGTCATGCGGCACTTATACAGAAAGAAGGCAGTGGAGAACAATTAGATTTTTCTATTATACTTATGCATGCTGAGGATCAACTTGCAACTACAGAAACCACTTTTGAGTTAGTTAAAGAAATGATTGAGATGTACAAGAAGTTTGGTATCAATTAA
- a CDS encoding BglG family transcription antiterminator — translation MDIIAIEMASYGVFFIAMFFQHLETGGINLFSERQKEILSYLIESNEEVTAKWIAKQLGLSDRTIRNEIQYMKADCDSVGVSIESIRGKGYVVHITDRELFESSFNKIVKVKDNTRTVNFSYKKNRIEYLIRRLILERDCIKIEDLADELFVSQSTMQNDLKAVKDILSEYSLKLVNRPYYGTYVEGHEYMKRVCLSSFMLGNDGVLNIDTAAFELYENIRDVIIKKVNKYNVEISDLSLCNLTIHIMIACKRIEKDLIIEDLNDYLVVEYPMERKMAAEIVKEVEEHTGLVFPNSEVDYIIIHLLGTKLLYKETLIEYRGFNDAKSIVQCMVNRLKRELNWDLKDDNEFMQALTLHIRSAINRLKYNMNIRNPLLDEIKTKYPDAFDGAVIANKCIEDYLSVEVGEHEIAYIAIHIAAALERMKLKRKEPKRVVIVCASGVGSAKLLYYHLKKLFEHNLQVVDSINYYELSKYDLSTIDFVISTIPIKEDLGVPVQVVNTFLGEDDIVNIKNRLFLGEQDRISPFLHPSRVFVHMEFDNKETVLEFMCNELYKQGIVPENYLNLVLERESVAATCFGNLVAIPHPIKLVTEETFWTVCTLKYPILWDDNQMVQFICLLNIQKDKKEDLNSMYTKLISVVEDKTVVQKLINSNSVDEIINILI, via the coding sequence GTGGATATTATAGCTATTGAAATGGCTAGCTATGGAGTTTTTTTCATAGCTATGTTTTTTCAACATCTTGAAACAGGGGGTATAAATTTGTTTTCAGAGCGTCAGAAAGAAATTTTATCATATTTAATAGAAAGTAATGAGGAAGTAACTGCAAAGTGGATAGCAAAACAATTGGGACTTAGCGATAGGACTATTCGCAATGAAATTCAGTATATGAAAGCTGATTGTGATTCAGTAGGTGTATCTATTGAATCTATAAGAGGGAAAGGCTATGTAGTCCACATTACAGATCGGGAGTTATTTGAAAGTAGCTTTAACAAGATTGTTAAAGTTAAGGATAATACCAGAACTGTTAATTTTTCATACAAAAAGAATAGAATAGAGTATTTAATAAGAAGACTTATATTGGAAAGGGATTGTATAAAGATAGAAGATCTTGCAGATGAACTATTTGTATCCCAATCTACAATGCAAAATGATTTAAAGGCAGTGAAAGATATATTGAGTGAATATAGTTTGAAGCTTGTCAATAGACCCTATTATGGGACATATGTTGAAGGTCATGAATATATGAAAAGGGTTTGTCTATCAAGTTTTATGCTTGGCAATGATGGGGTTTTAAATATTGATACTGCAGCATTTGAGCTCTACGAAAATATTAGAGATGTTATCATAAAGAAAGTAAATAAATATAATGTGGAAATATCTGATCTTTCCCTTTGTAATTTAACTATTCATATTATGATTGCATGTAAAAGAATTGAAAAAGATTTAATTATAGAAGATTTAAATGATTATTTAGTTGTAGAATATCCTATGGAAAGAAAAATGGCTGCTGAAATTGTTAAAGAAGTGGAAGAGCATACTGGGTTAGTATTTCCAAACTCAGAGGTGGATTACATTATCATCCACTTATTAGGGACAAAACTATTATATAAAGAGACATTAATTGAATATAGAGGATTTAATGACGCTAAAAGCATTGTTCAATGTATGGTAAATAGACTGAAAAGAGAATTAAATTGGGATTTGAAAGATGATAATGAATTTATGCAAGCATTAACTTTACACATTCGTTCTGCAATAAATAGACTTAAATATAATATGAATATAAGGAACCCACTATTAGATGAAATTAAGACAAAATATCCTGATGCATTTGATGGTGCTGTTATTGCTAATAAGTGTATAGAGGACTATTTGTCTGTAGAGGTGGGAGAGCATGAAATTGCCTATATTGCAATACACATTGCTGCAGCTTTAGAAAGAATGAAATTAAAAAGAAAAGAACCAAAAAGGGTTGTAATAGTATGTGCTTCAGGGGTTGGAAGTGCAAAATTGTTATACTATCATTTGAAAAAATTATTTGAGCATAATTTACAAGTTGTGGATTCAATTAATTATTATGAATTAAGTAAATATGACTTATCTACAATTGACTTTGTAATTAGCACAATACCTATTAAAGAGGATTTAGGAGTACCTGTTCAAGTGGTAAATACATTCTTAGGTGAAGATGATATTGTCAATATAAAGAATAGACTATTTTTAGGTGAACAGGATAGAATATCTCCCTTCTTACACCCTTCAAGAGTTTTTGTTCATATGGAATTTGATAATAAGGAAACTGTTTTAGAATTCATGTGCAACGAATTATATAAACAGGGGATAGTACCAGAAAATTATCTAAATCTAGTGCTAGAAAGGGAATCAGTTGCAGCAACTTGTTTTGGTAATTTAGTGGCAATTCCTCATCCTATAAAATTGGTAACAGAAGAAACTTTTTGGACTGTTTGTACACTGAAATATCCAATACTGTGGGATGACAATCAAATGGTACAGTTTATATGTTTGTTGAACATTCAAAAGGATAAAAAAGAAGATTTAAATAGTATGTATACCAAGTTGATTTCTGTCGTTGAAGATAAAACAGTTGTTCAAAAGTTAATTAATAGTAATTCTGTTGATGAAATCATTAATATTTTAATTTAG
- a CDS encoding GH1 family beta-glucosidase: MKLEFPKDFLWGSATASYQVEGAVNQDGKGMTSWDKYYHMPNRKYNGDVSTDHYNRYKEDIKLLSEINQKTYRFSVSWARIFPNGSGEINEKGLQFYDNLVDELLANNIEPNLTLYHWDMPLALMYKGGWLNREVVDNFVEYSKVLFTHFRGRVKLWSTINEPASEVMGGYIQGAHPPLRKNYTEALQVAHHLNLAHAKAVKLFNEMNMEGEIGIVLNPIPIHPASNKEEDIIAAKRAYDFYSDWYIAPILAGKYPEIMLEECQKKYNSPKIEPGDMEILKGAKVDYLGVNYYMRRVVANNPDSTGNIDDCFKNVRVKDGNYTEWGWEIYPEGLYELLSRIQKDYGKIDFYITENGMGFYDKVESNGQVVDDDRLDYIRQHIIQIHRCLEDGINIKGYYVWSAIDLLSWTNGFEKRYGLIRVDFDTLERSIKKSGRWYADFIANNYIEYNE, translated from the coding sequence ATGAAATTAGAATTTCCAAAGGATTTTTTATGGGGCTCAGCTACAGCCTCTTATCAAGTTGAAGGAGCAGTTAATCAAGATGGTAAGGGAATGACATCTTGGGATAAATACTATCACATGCCTAATAGAAAGTATAATGGGGATGTTTCAACTGATCATTATAATAGATATAAAGAAGATATTAAGTTGTTGAGTGAAATCAATCAAAAGACATATCGTTTTTCAGTTTCCTGGGCAAGAATATTTCCAAATGGAAGCGGAGAAATAAATGAAAAGGGATTACAATTTTATGACAATTTAGTAGATGAGTTATTAGCTAACAATATTGAACCAAATTTAACACTATATCATTGGGATATGCCACTGGCTCTAATGTATAAAGGGGGCTGGTTAAATAGAGAAGTTGTTGATAATTTTGTAGAATATTCAAAAGTACTTTTTACCCATTTTAGGGGACGTGTTAAATTGTGGTCAACAATAAACGAACCTGCTTCTGAAGTTATGGGTGGCTATATTCAAGGGGCACATCCACCTTTAAGAAAAAATTATACAGAAGCACTACAAGTTGCACACCATTTAAATTTAGCCCATGCTAAGGCAGTTAAACTTTTTAACGAAATGAATATGGAAGGAGAAATTGGTATAGTATTAAATCCAATACCAATTCATCCAGCATCTAATAAGGAAGAAGATATAATTGCAGCAAAAAGAGCTTATGATTTTTATTCTGATTGGTATATTGCTCCTATTTTGGCTGGTAAGTATCCAGAAATAATGTTGGAAGAATGTCAAAAAAAATATAATTCTCCCAAAATTGAACCAGGAGATATGGAAATTTTAAAGGGAGCTAAGGTGGATTATTTAGGAGTTAACTATTATATGCGTCGAGTTGTTGCTAACAATCCAGATTCTACAGGAAATATTGATGATTGTTTCAAAAATGTTCGTGTAAAAGATGGTAATTATACTGAATGGGGATGGGAAATATATCCGGAAGGATTGTATGAACTTCTAAGTAGGATTCAAAAGGATTATGGGAAAATAGACTTTTATATAACTGAAAATGGAATGGGATTCTATGACAAGGTAGAAAGTAATGGACAGGTCGTTGATGATGATAGACTTGACTATATCAGACAACATATTATCCAAATACATCGCTGTCTAGAAGATGGAATTAATATTAAAGGCTATTATGTATGGTCTGCAATTGACTTATTATCTTGGACAAATGGATTTGAAAAGAGATATGGATTGATTAGGGTAGATTTTGATACATTAGAGAGAAGTATTAAAAAGAGTGGACGTTGGTATGCTGATTTTATAGCTAATAATTATATTGAATATAATGAGTAA
- a CDS encoding PTS sugar transporter subunit IIB, which produces MKTIMLVCTAGMSTSLMVNKMKKVAVEQNIDADIFAVPAIELESIIDTKDIDVILLGPQVKYMKSKFESKLEGRNIPIDVINMQYYGMMDGKKVLEQALDIINKNSN; this is translated from the coding sequence ATGAAAACGATTATGTTAGTTTGTACAGCTGGTATGAGTACAAGCTTAATGGTAAACAAGATGAAAAAGGTAGCAGTAGAACAAAATATAGATGCAGATATTTTTGCAGTTCCAGCTATTGAATTAGAAAGTATTATAGATACTAAAGATATTGATGTAATATTGTTGGGTCCACAAGTAAAATACATGAAAAGTAAATTTGAAAGTAAGTTAGAAGGGAGAAATATTCCTATAGATGTAATTAATATGCAATATTATGGAATGATGGATGGAAAAAAGGTTTTAGAACAGGCTTTAGATATAATCAACAAAAATAGCAACTAA
- a CDS encoding ABC transporter permease yields the protein MYAAPLMYTALGGVMTENSGVVNIGLEGMMTIGAFVGATVGFYSGNPWLAFLCAGLAGGVLALLHAVACVTFSADQVVSGIAINFLGPGLSLFLSRVFFDGATMTKPIPLDQKMPRPLNGVFAQNSFLDLVFNQYATVYLAFLLVFIVWYILYKTKIGLRIRAVGEHPRAADTLGIDVYKVKYLAVILSGVFAGFGGAAMSLAAVSNFRATLISGQGFIALAAMIFGKWTPQGSMWACLLFGVAQGLVVYLGGTDIRVSSQLLAMIPYVITLIILMSFVGKATGPAANGIPYEKNEE from the coding sequence ATGTATGCTGCACCTCTTATGTATACAGCTCTTGGAGGAGTAATGACAGAAAACTCTGGAGTTGTAAATATAGGTCTTGAAGGGATGATGACCATAGGAGCTTTTGTTGGTGCAACAGTAGGTTTTTATTCAGGAAATCCTTGGTTAGCTTTTTTGTGTGCCGGACTTGCAGGGGGAGTATTGGCGTTACTTCACGCAGTGGCATGTGTGACGTTTTCAGCAGATCAGGTAGTTTCTGGTATTGCTATAAACTTTCTAGGACCTGGACTATCTCTTTTCTTAAGTAGAGTATTTTTTGATGGGGCTACTATGACTAAACCTATACCTTTGGATCAAAAGATGCCAAGGCCATTAAATGGAGTATTTGCTCAAAATTCGTTTTTAGATCTAGTATTTAATCAATATGCAACGGTTTATCTTGCATTTTTGCTAGTTTTTATAGTTTGGTATATATTGTATAAGACTAAAATTGGTCTTAGAATAAGAGCAGTTGGAGAACATCCAAGAGCAGCAGATACATTGGGAATTGATGTCTACAAGGTAAAATATCTAGCTGTAATCTTATCTGGAGTTTTTGCTGGATTTGGTGGAGCAGCTATGAGTTTGGCTGCAGTATCAAATTTTAGAGCAACTCTTATTTCTGGACAAGGCTTTATAGCATTGGCTGCTATGATATTTGGAAAATGGACGCCACAAGGTTCTATGTGGGCATGTTTGTTATTTGGTGTGGCTCAAGGTTTGGTTGTATATTTAGGTGGAACAGATATAAGAGTTTCATCACAACTATTAGCTATGATACCTTATGTAATCACGCTCATAATTCTTATGAGTTTTGTTGGTAAAGCAACAGGTCCAGCAGCAAATGGAATACCGTATGAAAAAAACGAGGAATAA
- a CDS encoding PTS sugar transporter subunit IIC — translation MSKENGVMANFTSLLEEKLVPIGEKVSSQRHLRAIRDGMVAATPLTLLGGAILIISSPPVDLNVIQPTNFFYRFLIAWKKFAMAYGMELELPFRMTMGIMALFIAIGVAYNLAKSYKMDPIGSLVVSAVTFLVVSAPSDLGVMSSLINENMTGAEVLKNQSILIPSQYLGAEGIFTAIIIGIVTTEITRLLKDKGFVIKMPDSVPPAITASFESIIPMTVSVLLFYGISLLVQSKSGMLIPQVIMKGLQPIVGAVDSLGGIIVISIITQLLWLVGLHGSSIVSGAVGVFEIGNLANNADLIAAGKAPIFIYTQSFRAFFMIIGGAGATFGLVLLLLRSKSSQLRNLGKLAIVPSIFNINEPVIFGVPLVFNPVLAIPFILVQIVNGTITYGLMKGNIIRKTFANVPWTTPAPIGAALATMDFKAFFLVLILLGIDVLIWYPFFKAYERQLLKAENEQLDNEIS, via the coding sequence ATGAGCAAAGAAAACGGTGTCATGGCTAATTTTACAAGTCTATTGGAAGAGAAATTAGTACCAATAGGAGAAAAAGTTTCATCACAGCGTCATTTAAGGGCAATAAGGGATGGAATGGTTGCAGCAACACCATTGACATTATTGGGGGGTGCTATTTTAATTATTAGTTCTCCACCAGTAGATCTTAATGTAATACAACCTACTAATTTTTTCTATAGGTTTTTGATTGCATGGAAAAAGTTTGCAATGGCATATGGTATGGAGCTGGAATTGCCTTTTAGAATGACCATGGGTATTATGGCTCTTTTTATAGCAATAGGAGTTGCATATAATTTAGCAAAATCATATAAGATGGATCCTATTGGATCTCTTGTTGTATCAGCAGTTACATTTTTAGTTGTATCTGCTCCATCTGATTTAGGAGTTATGTCTAGTTTAATTAATGAGAATATGACTGGAGCGGAAGTTTTAAAAAATCAATCTATCTTAATACCTTCCCAATATTTAGGAGCAGAAGGAATTTTTACAGCAATTATTATTGGTATTGTTACAACCGAAATTACACGTTTGTTAAAGGATAAAGGGTTTGTTATAAAGATGCCTGATTCTGTACCACCTGCAATTACAGCATCTTTTGAATCTATTATTCCAATGACTGTATCTGTACTATTGTTTTATGGTATTAGTTTACTTGTTCAATCAAAATCAGGTATGCTTATTCCACAAGTTATAATGAAGGGATTACAACCAATAGTTGGAGCAGTAGATTCCCTTGGTGGAATTATTGTAATATCAATTATTACTCAATTGCTATGGCTGGTTGGATTACATGGTTCTAGTATAGTAAGTGGTGCCGTTGGTGTATTTGAAATTGGGAATTTAGCTAATAATGCAGATTTAATAGCAGCAGGTAAAGCACCTATCTTTATTTATACTCAATCCTTTAGAGCATTTTTCATGATAATAGGAGGTGCAGGTGCAACTTTTGGTTTAGTGCTATTATTACTTAGAAGCAAGTCTTCTCAATTGAGGAATCTTGGCAAATTAGCTATTGTACCTTCAATCTTTAATATTAATGAACCAGTTATATTTGGTGTACCATTAGTTTTTAATCCTGTTTTAGCTATACCTTTTATATTAGTTCAAATAGTAAATGGAACAATAACATATGGTCTCATGAAAGGGAATATCATAAGAAAAACTTTTGCAAATGTACCTTGGACAACTCCTGCTCCAATTGGTGCAGCACTTGCCACCATGGACTTTAAGGCATTCTTTTTAGTATTAATATTATTAGGAATAGATGTACTTATTTGGTATCCTTTCTTTAAGGCATATGAAAGACAGTTATTAAAAGCAGAGAATGAACAATTAGATAATGAGATATCCTAG
- the rpoN gene encoding RNA polymerase factor sigma-54 yields MRLGYDLTLEQAQKLVMTPELRQAIQLLQFTSQELNEYLENQIEINPMLEKESISDDYENIEEITNETEEIDWKELLESYDDISYTGPKGKNDKEITYENFVSYSASLKEYLLIQLGLTICEGLERKIGKYIIENIDENGYLTVSIEDISETLNVSTEQVEKVLLEIQCFDPVGVGARNLEECLCIQLKDKSIEDKNIYDVVENYLEDVAQNRLQKISKELGLELEEVQNICDFIKTLEPKPGRSFSIDGGEVKYITPDVILQEIDGEYLVVLNDITAPRLNINSFYKELMLKSDDTNITSFLTDKLNSAMWIIKSIEQRKMTIYNVVYSILKFQKDFFEEGEKGLKPLTLKDVADDIGVHESTVSRATSGKYIQTPRGLFELKYFFTTGISGNDGDVSSISIKSMIKDYIEKENPKKPLSDQQIANMLKEKDISISRRTVAKYRDELNIPSSSMRRRY; encoded by the coding sequence ATGAGATTAGGTTATGATTTGACCCTTGAACAAGCTCAGAAATTAGTGATGACACCTGAGTTGAGACAAGCGATTCAACTACTTCAATTTACTAGTCAAGAATTAAATGAATATTTAGAAAACCAAATTGAAATAAATCCTATGCTAGAAAAAGAAAGCATTTCTGATGATTATGAAAACATAGAGGAAATTACGAATGAAACTGAAGAAATAGATTGGAAAGAGCTTTTAGAAAGTTATGATGATATAAGTTATACTGGTCCAAAAGGGAAAAATGATAAAGAAATAACTTATGAAAACTTTGTTTCTTATTCTGCTTCTTTGAAAGAGTACTTGCTTATTCAACTTGGTCTTACTATTTGTGAAGGTCTTGAAAGAAAAATAGGAAAATATATAATTGAAAACATTGATGAAAATGGTTATTTAACTGTTTCAATAGAAGATATTTCTGAAACTTTAAATGTTTCTACTGAACAAGTGGAAAAGGTTTTACTCGAGATACAGTGTTTTGACCCTGTAGGAGTAGGAGCTAGAAATTTAGAGGAATGTCTATGTATTCAACTTAAAGATAAAAGTATAGAGGACAAAAATATATATGATGTAGTTGAAAATTATTTAGAAGATGTGGCTCAAAATAGACTTCAAAAAATATCCAAAGAACTGGGATTAGAGCTGGAAGAAGTTCAAAATATTTGTGATTTCATAAAAACATTAGAGCCAAAGCCAGGCAGGAGTTTTTCTATAGATGGAGGAGAAGTGAAATATATTACTCCAGATGTTATACTCCAAGAAATAGATGGAGAATATTTGGTAGTACTAAATGATATTACGGCACCTAGACTTAATATAAATAGTTTTTACAAAGAACTCATGCTTAAATCAGATGATACAAATATCACTTCGTTTTTGACAGACAAGTTGAATTCAGCAATGTGGATTATAAAAAGCATTGAGCAAAGAAAAATGACTATTTATAATGTGGTATATTCTATATTGAAGTTTCAAAAGGATTTTTTTGAAGAAGGTGAAAAGGGACTAAAGCCATTGACTCTTAAAGATGTAGCTGATGACATAGGTGTCCATGAATCAACAGTGAGCAGAGCTACAAGTGGAAAGTATATTCAAACTCCAAGAGGATTGTTTGAACTAAAATATTTTTTTACTACTGGAATTTCTGGAAATGATGGAGATGTTTCTTCTATCTCAATAAAATCAATGATAAAAGATTATATTGAAAAGGAAAATCCAAAGAAACCACTAAGTGATCAACAAATAGCAAATATGCTAAAAGAAAAAGATATATCAATATCCAGAAGGACTGTTGCAAAGTATAGAGATGAACTCAATATACCATCTTCATCAATGAGAAGAAGATATTAA
- a CDS encoding alpha-L-fucosidase has product MVKKYLPNWESLDSRTIPSWFNDAKFGIFLHWGVYSVPAWRKINDERFGSYAEWYYASVYGNYKNNDDDFHKKVYGEDFEYRKFANYFKAELFDPELWADIFYNAGAKYVVLTSKHHEGYCLWPTKNKHKVNWRVTDVGPNKDLLGELSKAVRKRGMKMGAYYSMIDWETNKSHRPENGYFVPEKDRKKYGIEESRYVDEILIPQLKELVNNYEPAVIFTDGGEWDLTEEESKVKEFLAWLYNNAPNKDEVVINDRFCVGMPGNHGDYYSTEYKDIDGFENIHPWEESRGIGKSYGFNRAENLEDYSTSEELVHELIDIVSRDGNLLLNVGPTADGRIPVIQQQRLYDIGEWLKVNGDSIYSTTSSKVFNSGNSNIYFTQDKGGKNIYCILTKWCDDEFVIYCNEDVNINSINLLNYGGDITYSQNGNEIIINSPTIAPNTYGGKYAYVYRIKLD; this is encoded by the coding sequence ATGGTAAAAAAGTATTTACCCAATTGGGAATCATTAGATAGTAGAACAATACCAAGTTGGTTCAACGATGCTAAGTTTGGAATATTTCTACACTGGGGAGTTTATTCTGTACCTGCGTGGAGAAAGATAAATGACGAGCGATTTGGTTCATATGCAGAATGGTATTATGCAAGTGTTTATGGAAATTATAAAAACAATGACGACGATTTTCATAAAAAAGTATATGGGGAAGACTTTGAGTATAGAAAATTTGCTAATTATTTTAAGGCTGAATTATTTGATCCAGAGTTGTGGGCAGATATATTTTATAATGCTGGGGCTAAATATGTAGTTTTGACATCAAAACATCATGAGGGATATTGTTTATGGCCAACTAAAAATAAACATAAAGTTAATTGGAGAGTGACAGATGTAGGACCTAATAAAGATCTTCTTGGAGAACTATCTAAAGCTGTAAGAAAAAGAGGAATGAAAATGGGTGCCTATTATTCAATGATAGATTGGGAAACGAACAAAAGTCATAGACCCGAAAATGGATATTTTGTACCAGAAAAGGATAGAAAGAAATATGGTATAGAAGAATCAAGATATGTGGATGAAATATTAATACCCCAATTAAAGGAATTGGTCAATAATTATGAACCAGCTGTGATTTTTACAGATGGTGGGGAATGGGATTTGACAGAAGAAGAGAGCAAGGTTAAGGAATTTTTGGCTTGGCTTTATAATAATGCTCCTAATAAGGATGAGGTAGTTATAAATGATAGATTTTGTGTAGGTATGCCTGGGAATCATGGAGATTATTATAGTACAGAATATAAGGATATAGACGGTTTTGAAAATATCCACCCTTGGGAAGAGAGCAGAGGTATAGGCAAATCATATGGATTTAATAGAGCTGAAAATTTAGAGGATTATAGTACTTCTGAAGAGTTAGTACATGAACTTATAGATATTGTGTCAAGGGATGGTAACTTGTTGTTAAATGTAGGCCCTACTGCGGATGGCAGGATTCCTGTAATTCAACAACAAAGATTATATGATATTGGGGAATGGTTAAAAGTGAATGGAGATTCCATTTATTCAACTACATCTTCAAAAGTGTTTAATTCTGGGAATTCAAATATTTACTTTACTCAGGATAAAGGTGGAAAGAATATATATTGTATTTTGACTAAATGGTGTGATGATGAGTTTGTAATTTACTGTAATGAGGATGTAAATATAAATAGTATCAATTTATTAAATTATGGTGGAGATATAACATACAGTCAAAATGGAAATGAAATAATTATCAATTCACCTACAATAGCACCAAATACATATGGTGGTAAATATGCATATGTATACAGAATAAAATTAGATTAA